Within the uncultured Bacteroides sp. genome, the region CATAATGTTCTATATACACAAGGAAATCTGAACAACCATATCGGAGTTCCTCTCACTTTACTGAAACTTCGGGCTCATCACAACCTGGCTGTCATTGAAATGGGAGCTAATCATCCGGGAGAGATAAAGACGTTAGTCAATATAGCTGAGCCCAATTATGGCATTATTACCAATGTGGGCAAAGCTCACCTGGAAGGTTTTGGATCTTTTGAGGGAGTAATCAAAACAAAAGGGGAACTTTATGATTTCTTGCGTCAAAAAGAAGATTCCATTGTCTTTATTCAAAATGAAAATCCCTTTTTAATAGATATTGCAGATGGATTGACTCTGATTCGTTATGGAGTAACAGAGAATCTTTATGTAAACGGCAAGATAACCTCTTGTTCGCCATATCTGGCTTTTGATTGGAAGGCTGGGAAAGATGGGAACATACATCACGTGCAAACTCAGCTGATTGGTGAATATAATTTTGATAATGCTTTAGCTGCTGTTGCTATTGGTCGTTTTTTTGGTGTGGAACCTGCAAAAATAGATCATGCACTAATAAATTACAAGCCTCAGAATAGTCGTTCACAACTAAAAGAGACAGAGAATAACAAACTTATTATTGATGCTTACAATGCAAATCCAACCAGCATGATGGCAGCCCTGCGGAATTTTAAAAGAATAGATGCAAAGCACAAGTTCGTAATTCTGGGCGACATGAAAGAGTTGGGTGAAAGCAGCATTGAAGAGCATCAAAAAATCGTCGATTTCATCGACAGTTGTCATTTTGAAAGAGTGATTCTTATTGGTGACCAGTTTGCACAAACCACCCATACATATGATACTTACGAAAATATTTCGGAGGTGATTAAAGCAATCAATAAAGACAAGCCTAAAGGATGTTATTTTCTCATTAAAGGTTCAAACAGCATGAAACTGGGATTAATTATTGAGCACCTATAATAGAGAAAAAGAGCGATCAAATCAGAAAAATCTGGGTTTAACAAAGAAATAGGCTATAATCCCGGCAAGTATAACGCCAATGGAATTTGCTGCAAAGTCAAGCCAGTCACCACCTCGGTAAGTAGTGCAATACTCTTGCAAAAGTTCAATACAGCCGCTGAATAAAACAGGGAATACTACAGCTCCGATAAAGATATGAGTTATTTTAAATCGGTTAAGGTGGCTTCTCATGTATTCAAGCCAAAATATGCCAGACATACCAAAATACATGCAGATATGAACCAACTTATCAAAATTATGTACTTGATCAAATGGAGTCTTGGGCGGTTTAAAAAATGAAAGATAAACCACTGTTAGTACTATCACTATAGAAAATGGATATTTTCTGATA harbors:
- the murF gene encoding UDP-N-acetylmuramoyl-tripeptide--D-alanyl-D-alanine ligase, yielding MTIPALYQIYLQGPIVTTDSRNCLEGSIFFALKGETFNGNSFASKALKEGCSYAVVDEAQYADPENKHIILVDDSLKTLQMLANFHRKQLGTRVIGITGTNGKTTTKELIAAVLSESHNVLYTQGNLNNHIGVPLTLLKLRAHHNLAVIEMGANHPGEIKTLVNIAEPNYGIITNVGKAHLEGFGSFEGVIKTKGELYDFLRQKEDSIVFIQNENPFLIDIADGLTLIRYGVTENLYVNGKITSCSPYLAFDWKAGKDGNIHHVQTQLIGEYNFDNALAAVAIGRFFGVEPAKIDHALINYKPQNSRSQLKETENNKLIIDAYNANPTSMMAALRNFKRIDAKHKFVILGDMKELGESSIEEHQKIVDFIDSCHFERVILIGDQFAQTTHTYDTYENISEVIKAINKDKPKGCYFLIKGSNSMKLGLIIEHL